A region of Paractinoplanes abujensis DNA encodes the following proteins:
- the treY gene encoding malto-oligosyltrehalose synthase has protein sequence MPPSGTYRVQVRPDFGLKATAELADYLAELGVSHLYTAPLLTATPGSEHGYDVVDHSAVSPALGGAAALSDLSNALKNAGLGLVVDIVPNHAGVGVPHVNPTWWDVLRRGRESEFADFYDIDWSRGRILLPTLADSPDALDDLRLEDGELRYFDKRYPIADGTGDGTPREVHDRQHYELVNWTRGDSELNYRRFFSIVDLAGLRVEDPKVFDATHAEILRWVHEGIAQGLRVDHPDGLRDPGAYFERLRAAAPEAWIVVEKILEPGEEMPGWPVAGTTGYDALAEVGGVFVDPGTEAFFDTLQHHLDGSVTSWQDLVHETKYTAATKLLGAELARMARLVPEVEAAPRALAELAACFPVYRSYLPYGSRQLAKARAEAGRRRPQLIPVLDQLLGRLRNPDDELAARFQQYTGAVMAKGVEDTAFYRWTRFTARNEVGNDPTDFGVAPDDFHEATEERRRHWPDAMTSLSTHDTKRSEDVRARLAVLSEVPGDWTEVVRRWVRIAPLPDPALAHLVWQAAVGAWPLSRERLQAYALKAAKEAAASTSWTQPDEAFETALREMVDRIYDDPALHREVADFAASITPPGWINSLGQKAVQLTMPGVPDVYQGSELWDFSLVDPDNRRPVDFAARRELLTRIDDGWLPPVDETGAAKLLVTSRALRLRRQRPELFAGYRPLYAEGRCGEHLLGFDRGGAVTIATRLPVGLSRHGGWGDTEVSLDGHSWTEVFTNTSYGGNRLSVAELLRTYPVALLVKEK, from the coding sequence ATGCCCCCTTCCGGAACCTACCGAGTCCAGGTCCGCCCCGACTTCGGATTGAAGGCCACCGCCGAGCTCGCCGATTACCTGGCCGAGCTCGGGGTGAGCCACCTCTACACGGCACCGCTGCTGACCGCGACTCCCGGGTCCGAGCACGGGTACGACGTCGTCGATCACTCGGCGGTCAGCCCCGCGCTGGGCGGCGCCGCCGCCCTGTCTGATTTGTCCAACGCGTTGAAGAACGCCGGCCTCGGGCTCGTGGTCGACATCGTGCCCAACCATGCCGGCGTGGGCGTTCCGCACGTCAACCCGACGTGGTGGGACGTTCTGCGCCGAGGGCGCGAGTCGGAGTTCGCCGACTTCTACGACATCGACTGGTCGCGCGGCCGGATCCTGCTCCCGACCCTGGCCGACTCGCCCGACGCGCTGGACGATCTGCGCCTCGAAGACGGCGAGCTGCGCTACTTCGACAAGCGCTACCCGATCGCCGACGGCACCGGCGACGGCACGCCCCGCGAGGTGCACGACCGGCAGCACTACGAGCTGGTCAACTGGACCCGCGGCGACAGCGAGCTCAACTACCGGCGCTTCTTCTCGATCGTCGATCTGGCCGGGCTGCGCGTCGAGGACCCGAAGGTGTTCGACGCCACCCACGCCGAGATCCTGCGCTGGGTCCACGAGGGCATCGCGCAGGGCCTGCGGGTCGACCACCCGGACGGGCTGCGCGACCCCGGTGCGTACTTCGAGCGGTTGCGCGCGGCCGCGCCCGAGGCCTGGATCGTGGTCGAGAAGATCCTCGAACCGGGGGAGGAGATGCCCGGCTGGCCGGTCGCCGGCACCACCGGCTACGACGCGCTGGCCGAGGTCGGCGGCGTCTTCGTCGACCCCGGCACCGAGGCCTTCTTCGACACCCTGCAGCACCACCTGGACGGCAGCGTGACGTCGTGGCAGGACCTGGTGCACGAGACCAAGTACACGGCGGCGACCAAGCTGCTCGGGGCCGAACTGGCCCGGATGGCCCGGCTCGTGCCCGAGGTCGAGGCCGCCCCGCGCGCCCTGGCCGAGCTGGCCGCGTGCTTCCCGGTCTACCGTTCCTACCTGCCGTACGGGTCCCGTCAGCTGGCCAAGGCGCGGGCCGAGGCCGGTCGCCGCCGCCCGCAGCTGATCCCGGTGCTCGACCAGCTCCTCGGGCGGCTGCGCAACCCGGACGACGAACTGGCCGCCCGGTTCCAGCAGTACACCGGCGCGGTGATGGCCAAGGGCGTGGAGGACACCGCGTTCTACCGCTGGACCAGGTTCACCGCGCGCAACGAGGTGGGCAACGACCCCACCGACTTCGGTGTCGCCCCGGACGACTTCCACGAGGCCACCGAGGAGCGCCGGCGCCACTGGCCGGACGCGATGACGTCGCTGTCGACCCACGACACCAAGCGGAGTGAGGACGTACGGGCTCGGCTCGCGGTTCTCTCCGAGGTGCCCGGGGACTGGACGGAGGTGGTGCGCCGCTGGGTGCGGATCGCCCCGCTGCCCGACCCGGCCCTCGCGCACCTGGTCTGGCAGGCGGCGGTGGGGGCCTGGCCGCTGTCGCGGGAACGGCTGCAGGCGTACGCGCTCAAAGCCGCGAAGGAGGCGGCCGCCTCGACCAGCTGGACGCAACCCGACGAGGCTTTCGAGACCGCACTGCGCGAGATGGTCGACCGCATCTACGACGACCCGGCCCTGCACCGCGAAGTGGCCGACTTCGCCGCGTCGATCACACCGCCCGGCTGGATCAACTCGCTGGGCCAGAAGGCCGTGCAGCTGACCATGCCCGGGGTGCCCGACGTCTATCAGGGCAGCGAGCTCTGGGACTTCTCGCTGGTCGACCCGGACAACCGCCGCCCCGTCGACTTCGCCGCCCGCCGCGAGTTGCTGACCCGCATCGACGACGGCTGGCTGCCCCCGGTCGACGAGACCGGCGCGGCCAAACTGCTCGTCACCAGCCGCGCCCTGCGCCTGCGCCGGCAGCGGCCCGAACTGTTCGCCGGCTACCGCCCGCTCTACGCCGAGGGACGCTGCGGCGAGCACCTGCTGGGCTTCGACCGGGGCGGCGCCGTGACCATCGCCACGCGGCTGCCGGTCGGATTGTCACGCCACGGCGGCTGGGGCGACACCGAGGTTTCACTCGACGGCCACAGCTGGACGGAAGTGTTCACGAATACCAGCTACGGCGGGAACCGCCTCTCGGTGGCCGAGCTCCTGCGTACCTATCCCGTCGCGCTCCTGGTGAAAGAGAAATGA
- a CDS encoding transporter substrate-binding domain-containing protein, translating into MTEMGPGRNGTSSRFAWPLRRRTPAGPEGTAEDIAVQDVAEREAADRRLPPPAPEPLVDPPPRFHLAMFRLAALGLALVLALGLALVRVFGSGPPSVADLRAQSGVDTWTVLPIGVKDDQPGTAIRDENGVWSGFDIEIAYMIAEDLGFRRDDVRFYGMESEDRARMQGVDLKGNRVPVKLVVASFSITAEREARQDVTFSEPYLFTEQSVLTLKDHRPVATLRDLKGESVCSLSTATSASALERPELDIDVVSRNRMRECIADLRGGKVTAVSTDAAILAGFKARSPDEFAHWDLGVDATEAYGVNVGNNEALKKLVDLTLYRSYYDPADGRWEEAYQRNLQSETKANGKVPIAIATQPRPARPAIRELPWEDVFR; encoded by the coding sequence ATGACCGAGATGGGGCCTGGGCGCAACGGCACGTCGAGCAGGTTCGCCTGGCCGCTGCGCCGCCGTACGCCGGCCGGGCCGGAGGGCACCGCTGAGGACATCGCGGTACAGGACGTCGCCGAGCGGGAGGCCGCCGACCGCCGGCTGCCCCCGCCCGCGCCGGAGCCGCTGGTCGACCCGCCGCCCCGGTTTCATCTGGCCATGTTCCGGCTCGCCGCGCTCGGGCTGGCCCTGGTGCTGGCGCTCGGGCTGGCGCTGGTCCGGGTCTTCGGCAGCGGGCCGCCCTCGGTGGCCGACCTGCGCGCGCAGTCCGGGGTGGACACCTGGACCGTGCTGCCGATCGGGGTCAAGGACGATCAGCCCGGCACAGCCATCCGCGACGAGAACGGGGTCTGGAGCGGCTTCGACATCGAGATCGCCTACATGATCGCCGAGGATCTGGGCTTCCGCCGCGACGACGTGCGCTTCTACGGGATGGAGAGCGAGGACCGCGCCCGCATGCAGGGTGTCGATCTCAAGGGCAACCGCGTGCCGGTCAAGCTCGTGGTGGCCAGTTTCAGCATCACCGCGGAACGGGAGGCGCGTCAGGACGTGACCTTCTCGGAGCCGTATCTCTTCACCGAGCAGTCGGTGCTCACGTTGAAGGATCACCGCCCGGTCGCCACCCTGCGCGATCTGAAAGGTGAGAGCGTCTGTTCGCTCTCCACCGCGACGAGCGCGTCGGCCCTCGAACGGCCGGAACTCGACATCGACGTCGTCAGCCGCAACCGCATGCGCGAGTGCATAGCCGACCTGCGCGGCGGCAAGGTGACCGCGGTCTCGACCGACGCGGCGATCCTGGCCGGCTTCAAGGCCCGATCTCCCGACGAGTTCGCGCACTGGGACCTCGGCGTCGACGCCACCGAGGCGTACGGGGTCAATGTCGGTAACAACGAGGCGCTCAAAAAACTCGTCGACCTGACCCTCTACCGCTCCTACTACGACCCGGCCGACGGGCGCTGGGAGGAGGCGTACCAGAGGAATCTGCAGTCCGAGACGAAGGCCAACGGCAAAGTCCCGATCGCCATCGCGACGCAGCCCCGGCCCGCCCGGCCCGCGATCCGCGAGCTGCCGTGGGAGGACGTGTTCCGATGA
- a CDS encoding PP2C family protein-serine/threonine phosphatase, producing MTLHLRWAAGTDQGHVRSNNEDCYYAGDRLLVVADGMGGMAAGDLASRLAIEAMTPLDTSIENDQQMDALHKALEVANGRIAEQVENDNSLQGMGTTLTAVIFSGTRAAMAHVGDSRAYLLREGRLNQLTKDDTYVQMLVDQGLIRPDEAAGHPRRSVVTRVLQGEPVSPAYVIVEPEPGDRWMLCSDGLTAVVTNETIEQEMLAADDPKACCERLIDLALRGGGPDNVTVIVADLTSGE from the coding sequence ATGACCTTGCATCTGCGGTGGGCCGCCGGCACCGATCAAGGACATGTCCGGAGCAACAACGAGGACTGTTACTACGCCGGTGACCGTCTCCTCGTCGTCGCCGACGGCATGGGCGGGATGGCCGCCGGTGACCTCGCCAGCCGCCTCGCCATCGAGGCGATGACGCCGCTCGACACGTCCATCGAGAACGACCAGCAGATGGACGCGTTGCACAAGGCGCTCGAGGTGGCCAACGGCCGGATCGCCGAGCAGGTCGAGAACGACAATTCGCTGCAGGGCATGGGCACCACGCTCACCGCGGTCATCTTCTCGGGCACCCGGGCCGCCATGGCGCACGTCGGTGACTCCCGCGCCTACCTGCTGCGCGAGGGCCGGCTCAACCAGCTGACCAAGGACGACACCTACGTCCAGATGCTCGTCGACCAGGGACTGATCCGCCCCGACGAGGCCGCCGGGCACCCGCGCCGCTCGGTCGTCACGCGCGTGCTGCAGGGCGAGCCGGTCAGCCCGGCGTACGTGATCGTCGAACCGGAACCGGGTGACCGCTGGATGCTCTGCAGCGACGGCCTCACCGCCGTGGTCACCAACGAGACCATCGAGCAGGAGATGCTCGCCGCCGACGACCCGAAAGCGTGCTGCGAACGGCTGATCGACCTGGCGCTGCGCGGCGGCGGGCCCGACAACGTGACGGTGATTGTCGCCGATCTGACATCGGGGGAGTGA
- the treZ gene encoding malto-oligosyltrehalose trehalohydrolase: MTLFEVWAPEKTVRLSLGGEELEMERGADGWWRRDVPSAAPGTDYAYVLEGEKRPDPRAQWLPEGVHGPSRVYDHTAFAWSDQAWTGRQLPGSVLYELHIGTFTPEGTFDSAIERLDHLVELGVDLVELLPVNSFNGEYNWGYDGVAWFAPHEAYGGPDGLKRFVDAAHNRGLGVVLDVVYNHFGPSGAYAPMFAPYLSPAGSNPWGDSVNLDGPGADEVRRYIVDNVLMWLRDYHVDGLRLDAVHALADHSAIHLLEQMAVEVESLSSFLRRPLSLIAESDLNDPKLITPREAGGYGLNAQWDDDVHHVLHALLTGERQGYYGDFGSLESLQTVLTGAFFHAGTYSSFRGRRHGRPVDRARTPGHRFVAFLQDHDQIGNRAIGDRISATLSPGLLKVGATLLLTSPFTPMLFMGEEWAASSPWQFFTSHPEPELAAAVQNGRRREFAAHGWAEAEVPDPQDPETFRRSKLDWDEVAKPGHAEILDLYKRLIALRRARPELTDPWLDKVEVWHGDQHLVMRRGQTAVAVNLAPAPQTVSLRDVPSKVLLATAEGVMLQRDRVELPAESAVVVAYR, encoded by the coding sequence ATGACGTTATTTGAGGTGTGGGCACCCGAGAAGACCGTACGGCTGTCTCTCGGTGGCGAGGAGCTGGAGATGGAACGCGGAGCGGACGGGTGGTGGCGGCGGGACGTGCCGTCGGCCGCACCCGGCACCGACTACGCGTACGTGCTGGAAGGCGAGAAACGGCCCGACCCCCGGGCCCAGTGGCTGCCCGAAGGCGTCCACGGCCCGAGCCGGGTCTACGACCACACGGCCTTCGCGTGGAGCGACCAGGCGTGGACCGGCCGCCAGCTGCCCGGCTCGGTGCTCTACGAGCTGCACATCGGCACGTTCACGCCCGAAGGGACCTTCGACTCCGCGATCGAACGCCTCGACCACCTCGTCGAGCTGGGCGTCGACCTGGTCGAACTGCTGCCGGTGAACTCGTTCAACGGCGAGTACAACTGGGGCTACGACGGGGTCGCCTGGTTCGCGCCGCACGAGGCGTACGGAGGTCCCGACGGGCTCAAGCGCTTCGTGGACGCCGCCCACAACCGTGGCCTGGGCGTGGTGCTCGACGTGGTCTACAACCACTTCGGCCCGTCCGGCGCGTACGCCCCGATGTTCGCCCCCTACCTGAGCCCGGCCGGCTCGAACCCGTGGGGCGACTCGGTCAACCTGGACGGGCCCGGCGCCGACGAGGTGCGCCGCTACATCGTCGACAACGTGCTGATGTGGCTGCGCGACTACCACGTCGACGGGCTGCGCCTGGACGCCGTGCACGCGCTGGCCGACCACTCGGCGATCCACCTGCTCGAACAGATGGCCGTCGAGGTCGAGTCGCTCTCCAGTTTCTTGCGAAGGCCGCTCTCGCTCATCGCTGAATCCGATCTGAACGACCCGAAACTGATCACCCCGCGTGAGGCCGGCGGCTACGGGCTCAACGCGCAATGGGACGACGACGTCCACCACGTGCTGCACGCGCTGCTCACCGGCGAGCGACAGGGCTACTACGGCGACTTCGGCTCACTGGAATCGCTGCAGACGGTGCTGACCGGCGCGTTCTTCCACGCGGGCACGTATTCGAGCTTCCGTGGGCGCCGGCACGGGCGGCCGGTCGACCGGGCCCGTACACCGGGTCACCGTTTCGTGGCCTTCCTGCAGGACCACGACCAGATCGGCAACCGGGCCATCGGCGACCGCATCTCCGCCACGCTCTCCCCGGGCCTGCTCAAAGTCGGCGCCACGCTGCTGCTGACCTCGCCCTTCACGCCGATGCTGTTCATGGGCGAGGAATGGGCGGCCAGCAGCCCCTGGCAGTTCTTCACCAGCCACCCCGAACCCGAACTGGCGGCCGCCGTGCAGAACGGCCGGCGCCGCGAATTCGCCGCCCACGGATGGGCCGAGGCCGAAGTGCCCGACCCGCAGGACCCGGAGACGTTCCGGCGCTCCAAGCTCGACTGGGACGAGGTGGCCAAGCCGGGGCACGCCGAGATCCTCGACCTCTACAAGCGGCTGATCGCGCTGCGGCGGGCCCGGCCCGAGCTGACCGACCCGTGGCTCGACAAGGTCGAGGTCTGGCACGGCGACCAGCACCTGGTGATGCGGCGCGGGCAGACCGCGGTGGCCGTCAACCTGGCCCCGGCGCCGCAGACGGTCTCGCTGCGCGACGTGCCGTCGAAGGTGCTGCTGGCCACGGCCGAGGGCGTCATGCTGCAGCGCGATCGTGTGGAGCTGCCGGCCGAGAGCGCGGTCGTCGTCGCATACCGCTAG
- the glgX gene encoding glycogen debranching protein GlgX, with protein sequence MQVWPGHRYPLGATYDGTGTNFAIFSEGAEAVELCLFDPSGNERKVQLHEQDAFVWHAYLPGVEPGQRYGYRMYGPYDPSRGLRYNPHKLLLDPYARAVDADIDWHPAMYAYDMENPDQMSDLDSAPYMAKGVVVNPYFDWGNDRRPDIPYHHSVIYETHVKGLTERHPEVPKDMRGSYSAIGHPAIIEHLKSLGVTAVELMPVHQFVHDNRLDDLGLRNYWGYNTLGFFAPYHGYSSTGTLGQQTQEFRGMVKALHKAGMEVILDVVYNHTAEGNHLGPTMSLKGIDNRTYYRLVDDQPQFYMDYTGTGNSLNVRSPQSLQLIMDSLRYWVTEMHVDGFRFDLASTLAREFYDVDRLSTFFEVVQQDPVVGQVKLIAEPWDVGPGGYQVGNFPPNWTEWNGKYRDTVRDFWRGEPATLAEFASRITGSADLYQDDGRKPFHSINFVTAHDGFTLNDLVAYNDKHNEANGEENRDGESHNRSWNCGIEGPTDDEKVLALRAKQRRNFLATLMLSQGVPMISHGDELGRTQQGNNNAYCQDNELAWIDWGDADEQLLEFTRKLTAFRHRHQVFQRRRFFTGLPVTARGGGDPLPDLEWFTPDGRPMAGDDWGNDFGRAVALFVNGEGIRERGQYGQRHVDSSFLLFFNAHDAPIEFATPPAEYGEKWERVIETAEPSPDRPSVVEAGNKIWVPDRSLIVLDRTV encoded by the coding sequence ATGCAGGTTTGGCCTGGTCACCGGTACCCGTTGGGTGCCACGTACGACGGCACGGGCACGAACTTCGCGATCTTCTCCGAGGGGGCCGAGGCGGTCGAGCTGTGCCTGTTCGACCCCTCCGGCAACGAGCGCAAGGTCCAGTTGCACGAGCAGGACGCGTTCGTCTGGCACGCGTATCTCCCCGGGGTCGAGCCGGGCCAGCGCTACGGGTATCGCATGTACGGGCCCTACGACCCGTCCCGCGGTCTGCGCTACAACCCGCACAAGCTACTGCTCGACCCGTACGCGCGGGCCGTCGACGCCGACATCGACTGGCATCCGGCCATGTACGCGTACGACATGGAAAATCCGGATCAGATGTCCGACCTCGACTCGGCGCCGTACATGGCCAAGGGCGTGGTCGTGAACCCGTACTTCGACTGGGGCAACGACCGCCGGCCGGACATCCCGTACCACCACTCGGTGATTTACGAGACCCATGTCAAGGGCCTGACCGAGCGCCACCCCGAGGTGCCCAAGGACATGCGGGGCAGCTACTCGGCGATCGGCCACCCGGCCATCATCGAGCACCTCAAGAGCCTGGGCGTGACCGCGGTCGAGCTGATGCCGGTGCACCAGTTCGTGCACGACAACCGGCTGGACGACCTGGGCCTGCGTAACTACTGGGGCTACAACACGCTCGGCTTCTTCGCGCCCTACCACGGCTACTCGTCGACGGGCACGCTCGGCCAGCAGACCCAGGAGTTCCGGGGCATGGTCAAGGCGCTGCACAAGGCGGGCATGGAGGTGATCCTCGACGTCGTCTACAACCACACCGCCGAGGGCAACCACCTGGGCCCCACGATGAGCCTCAAGGGCATCGACAACCGGACGTACTACCGGCTCGTCGACGACCAGCCGCAGTTCTACATGGACTACACGGGCACCGGTAACAGCCTCAACGTGCGCAGCCCGCAGAGCCTTCAGCTGATCATGGACTCGCTGCGCTACTGGGTGACCGAGATGCACGTCGACGGCTTCCGCTTCGACCTCGCCTCGACCCTGGCCCGCGAGTTCTACGACGTCGACCGGCTCTCCACGTTCTTCGAGGTCGTGCAGCAGGACCCGGTGGTGGGCCAGGTCAAGCTGATCGCCGAGCCGTGGGACGTCGGCCCCGGCGGCTATCAGGTAGGCAACTTCCCGCCCAACTGGACCGAGTGGAACGGCAAGTACCGCGACACCGTACGGGACTTCTGGCGCGGCGAACCGGCCACGCTGGCCGAGTTCGCGTCGCGGATCACCGGCTCGGCCGACCTGTATCAGGACGACGGCCGTAAACCGTTCCACTCGATCAACTTCGTGACCGCGCACGACGGGTTCACGCTCAACGACCTGGTCGCCTACAACGACAAGCACAACGAGGCCAACGGCGAGGAGAACCGGGACGGCGAGAGCCACAACCGGTCGTGGAACTGCGGCATCGAGGGCCCCACCGACGACGAGAAGGTGCTGGCGCTGCGGGCCAAGCAGCGGCGCAACTTCCTGGCCACGCTGATGCTGTCGCAGGGCGTGCCGATGATTTCGCACGGCGACGAGCTCGGCCGCACCCAGCAGGGCAACAACAACGCGTACTGCCAGGACAACGAGCTGGCCTGGATCGACTGGGGCGACGCCGACGAGCAGCTGCTCGAGTTCACCCGCAAGCTCACCGCGTTCCGGCACCGCCATCAGGTGTTCCAGCGACGGCGGTTCTTCACCGGCCTGCCCGTGACCGCCCGCGGCGGTGGCGACCCGCTGCCCGACCTGGAGTGGTTCACCCCCGACGGGCGGCCGATGGCCGGCGACGACTGGGGCAACGACTTCGGCCGGGCGGTCGCGCTGTTCGTCAACGGCGAGGGCATCCGCGAGCGCGGCCAGTACGGCCAGCGGCACGTGGACAGCTCGTTCCTGCTGTTCTTCAACGCCCACGATGCCCCGATCGAGTTCGCCACTCCACCGGCTGAATACGGTGAGAAGTGGGAAAGGGTTATCGAGACGGCGGAGCCGTCCCCGGATCGCCCGTCGGTCGTCGAGGCCGGCAACAAGATCTGGGTGCCCGACAGGTCGCTCATCGTGCTCGACAGGACGGTCTGA
- a CDS encoding glycogen debranching enzyme N-terminal domain-containing protein, with protein sequence MSHIFGPEASGSPNREWLVTDGLGGFAAGTVPGLRTRRSHSLLTFAGASALAALDLTVTLPSGAKVPLYTHEWASGVSDPSGHRYLETFALVDGVPRWRWRIGDVVIEREIAMRHGHPSVAVTHRVVTAPGPVGLAVAALCTWRDVHGERRAGDGPLRVEPAAGGVVVEDAYRICGPGWQAGGEWHLGAYTRHDGTAEDLWHAGTYFDRVSPGDVMEISAWGGDPADPPPAASSVIRAARDRARELIVTAKADGPAETLVLAADAFIVRAADRPDVVTGYPGAGPRLIDTAIAYEGLFLDTGRADEGRELLRASAPADLESALWLVHAVDRHVRRTGDSDLAAELAEPLAARLDEYGGDDLVAIAGTGKPVGVNALWVNALAALADLRAETGGDGTALRARHARAREAFRQRFPAPEGWLHDVIDGPATPYPLGAGSHQNDPSLRPHQLLAWSLPHAPMRGTGGQATLRRIGGALLTPLGLRTLAPAEYGYQGGAPEHGSVHPWLIGPYADACATLDVPSEGLFDGLRAHLGEWGAGSVSERADGDPPHRATGLPFSARSVAELLRVISRYEP encoded by the coding sequence GTGTCACATATCTTCGGACCGGAGGCAAGCGGTTCCCCGAATCGCGAATGGCTCGTCACCGACGGTCTTGGAGGCTTCGCCGCGGGGACCGTCCCGGGGCTGCGCACCCGCCGCTCCCACTCCCTGCTGACCTTTGCCGGCGCGAGCGCGCTGGCCGCGCTGGACCTGACGGTGACACTCCCCTCGGGCGCGAAGGTGCCGCTCTACACGCACGAGTGGGCGTCCGGCGTCAGCGACCCGTCCGGCCACCGCTACCTGGAGACGTTCGCTCTGGTCGACGGCGTGCCGCGGTGGCGCTGGCGGATCGGCGACGTGGTGATCGAGCGTGAGATCGCGATGCGTCACGGCCACCCGTCGGTCGCCGTGACGCATCGGGTGGTGACCGCGCCCGGCCCGGTCGGGCTGGCCGTGGCGGCCCTGTGCACCTGGCGCGACGTGCACGGCGAGCGGCGCGCGGGCGACGGTCCGCTGCGGGTCGAACCGGCCGCGGGCGGCGTGGTCGTCGAGGACGCGTACCGGATCTGCGGGCCGGGCTGGCAGGCCGGCGGCGAATGGCACCTCGGGGCGTACACGCGGCACGACGGGACGGCCGAGGATCTCTGGCACGCGGGAACGTACTTCGATCGGGTGAGCCCGGGCGACGTGATGGAGATCTCGGCCTGGGGCGGCGACCCGGCCGACCCGCCACCCGCCGCGTCGTCGGTGATCCGCGCGGCCCGTGACCGCGCCCGGGAGCTGATCGTCACGGCCAAGGCCGACGGTCCGGCCGAGACGCTCGTGCTCGCGGCCGACGCCTTCATCGTCCGGGCCGCTGACCGTCCCGACGTCGTGACCGGGTACCCGGGGGCCGGGCCCCGGCTCATCGACACCGCGATCGCGTACGAGGGCCTGTTCCTCGACACGGGGCGGGCCGACGAGGGGCGCGAGCTGCTGCGGGCGAGTGCCCCGGCCGATCTGGAGTCCGCGCTGTGGCTCGTGCACGCCGTGGACCGGCACGTCCGCCGGACCGGCGACAGCGACCTGGCCGCCGAGCTCGCCGAGCCACTGGCCGCCCGCCTCGACGAATACGGGGGCGACGACCTGGTCGCGATCGCGGGCACCGGCAAGCCGGTCGGCGTCAACGCGCTCTGGGTCAACGCCCTGGCCGCCCTGGCCGACCTGCGGGCCGAGACCGGCGGCGACGGCACCGCGCTGCGGGCCCGGCACGCCCGGGCCCGGGAGGCGTTCCGGCAGCGGTTCCCGGCCCCCGAGGGCTGGCTCCACGACGTGATCGACGGGCCGGCCACGCCCTATCCGCTCGGCGCGGGCAGTCACCAGAACGACCCCTCGCTGCGCCCGCACCAGCTGCTCGCCTGGTCGCTGCCGCACGCCCCGATGCGCGGGACGGGCGGGCAGGCGACGCTGCGGCGGATCGGCGGGGCGCTGCTCACCCCGCTCGGCCTGCGCACCCTGGCCCCGGCCGAGTACGGCTACCAGGGCGGCGCGCCCGAGCACGGCAGCGTCCACCCCTGGCTGATCGGGCCGTACGCCGACGCCTGCGCCACGCTCGACGTGCCGTCCGAGGGCCTGTTCGACGGTCTGCGGGCGCACCTCGGCGAGTGGGGCGCCGGGTCGGTGAGCGAACGCGCCGACGGCGACCCGCCGCACCGGGCGACCGGTCTTCCCTTCTCGGCGCGATCCGTCGCCGAGCTCCTCCGCGTGATCTCGAGGTACGAGCCGTGA